In a genomic window of bacterium:
- a CDS encoding ABC transporter permease — MTWPGLVWRNLFRHPLRTVLTMLSIALSIFLVCAVLSLPAALDTILEKAVSNVRISTHHEAGLTYLLPYSYLAKVRQVPHVAAVNHYTWFGGVYDEPKNMFPQFAVDPETVGEVWPDYQIPPEELAAFRKTRNGALVGEGTMRKFGWRVGQNVTLVHSAWGVDLSFRIVGVIHSITGNANVMWFQHKYLEESLGPRPGFEMGGLPAVSMIWLRAEGPEHVEGIIRSIDGMFRNAEAVTASETEKSFVSNFMASFQSFVRVILIVGFLVVAAVVLIAANTASMGVRERIPEIAMLKSLGFGRRPILFALLAESTLLGFVGGMAGTLGAWWLFSALAAAGKTGNAAFLGPLGNFTMSPAILLQGLAIATVVGLVAGAVPAWTGARLNVVEALRRLA, encoded by the coding sequence GTGACCTGGCCCGGGCTCGTCTGGCGCAACCTCTTCCGCCACCCGCTGCGCACGGTGCTGACGATGCTGTCGATCGCGCTGTCGATCTTCCTCGTCTGCGCGGTGCTGTCGCTGCCGGCGGCGCTCGACACCATCCTCGAGAAGGCGGTGTCGAACGTGCGCATCTCGACGCACCACGAGGCCGGGCTCACCTACCTCCTGCCCTACTCCTACCTCGCCAAGGTGCGCCAGGTGCCGCACGTGGCCGCGGTCAACCACTATACCTGGTTCGGCGGCGTCTACGACGAGCCGAAGAACATGTTCCCGCAGTTCGCGGTCGATCCCGAGACCGTGGGCGAGGTGTGGCCCGACTACCAGATTCCACCCGAGGAGCTCGCGGCCTTCCGCAAGACGCGTAACGGCGCGCTCGTCGGCGAGGGCACCATGCGCAAGTTCGGCTGGCGCGTCGGGCAGAACGTCACCCTCGTGCACTCGGCCTGGGGCGTCGACCTCTCGTTCCGCATCGTCGGGGTGATCCATTCGATCACCGGCAACGCCAACGTCATGTGGTTCCAGCACAAGTACCTCGAGGAGTCGCTCGGCCCACGTCCCGGCTTCGAGATGGGCGGGCTGCCGGCCGTCAGCATGATCTGGCTGCGGGCCGAGGGGCCGGAGCACGTCGAGGGCATCATCCGCAGCATCGACGGCATGTTCCGCAACGCCGAGGCGGTGACGGCGTCGGAGACCGAGAAGTCGTTCGTGTCGAACTTCATGGCCTCGTTCCAGAGCTTCGTGCGCGTGATCCTCATCGTCGGCTTCCTCGTGGTCGCGGCGGTGGTGCTGATCGCGGCGAACACGGCGTCGATGGGCGTGCGCGAGCGCATCCCCGAGATCGCGATGCTGAAGAGCCTCGGCTTCGGGCGACGGCCGATCCTCTTCGCGCTGCTCGCCGAGTCGACGTTGCTCGGCTTCGTCGGCGGCATGGCCGGCACGCTCGGGGCATGGTGGCTCTTCAGCGCGCTCGCGGCGGCGGGCAAGACGGGCAACGCCGCGTTCCTGGGGCCGCTCGGCAACTTCACGATGTCGCCGGCGATCCTGCTCCAGGGGCTCGCCATCGCCACCGTGGTGGGACTCGTCGCCGGCGCCGTGCCGGCGTGGACGGGCGCACGGCTGAACGTCGTCGAGGCGTTGCGCCGCCTGGCCTGA
- a CDS encoding ABC transporter ATP-binding protein, with protein sequence MIEVDDISRSYRRGVDVVHALDHVTLHIPAGRFVALMGPSGSGKSTLLNLLAGLDRPDGGEVTVAGKALSQLDDDALAAWRARHVGLVFQFFNLLPVLTAVENVELPLLLTDLKRAERRRRAEIALAAVGVPHRADHRPQQLSGGEQQRVAIARAIVTDPDLLVADEPTGDLDAKSAVAILTLLRELNRAFHKTIVMVTHDHRAEAFVDEVIRLDKGVLAPDGAAA encoded by the coding sequence ATGATCGAGGTCGACGACATATCCCGCTCCTATCGGCGCGGCGTGGACGTGGTCCATGCGCTCGATCACGTCACTCTGCACATCCCGGCGGGACGCTTCGTGGCGCTCATGGGTCCGTCGGGCTCCGGCAAGTCGACGCTCCTCAACCTGCTCGCGGGGCTCGATCGCCCGGACGGCGGCGAGGTCACCGTCGCCGGCAAGGCGCTCTCGCAGCTCGACGACGACGCGCTCGCCGCCTGGCGCGCACGCCACGTCGGGCTCGTGTTCCAGTTCTTCAATCTGCTGCCCGTGCTGACGGCGGTCGAGAACGTCGAGCTGCCGCTGCTGCTGACGGACCTGAAGCGCGCCGAGCGGCGCCGGCGTGCCGAGATCGCGCTCGCCGCCGTCGGCGTCCCGCATCGGGCGGATCACCGGCCGCAGCAGCTCTCGGGGGGCGAGCAGCAGCGCGTCGCGATCGCGCGCGCGATCGTCACCGACCCCGACCTGCTCGTCGCCGACGAGCCCACCGGCGACCTCGACGCGAAGAGCGCCGTCGCCATCCTGACGCTGCTGCGCGAGCTGAACCGCGCCTTCCACAAGACGATCGTGATGGTGACGCACGACCATCGCGCCGAGGCGTTCGTCGACGAGGTGATCCGTCTCGACAAGGGCGTGCTCGCCCCCGACGGGGCGGCGGCGTGA
- a CDS encoding NUDIX hydrolase, whose product MADAEPLPSSTLILLRAEPVAADPFAVLMLERHGSVTFPGVHAFPGGVVDPGDHVVPGARLPPDQAWAPAGEGDGPDDALPYWVAAVRELFEEVGILLSTRAGAPVASCDLPDLADLRARLHAGAPFAELLAEHDLTPATDALYYLARWITPKQNPRRFDTRFLVARLPDVQEACADGTETVSCRWFGPREALAAYESGAITLIPPTVRTLDDLARFPSIDAVLADARRRVVRAVRPQVVTVGGQPALQYPDEAGHAELPPRRLVLRDGRWRPAD is encoded by the coding sequence GTGGCGGACGCCGAGCCCCTGCCGTCGAGCACGCTGATCCTCCTGCGCGCCGAGCCGGTTGCCGCCGACCCGTTCGCGGTGCTGATGCTCGAGCGTCACGGCAGCGTGACCTTCCCCGGCGTGCACGCCTTCCCGGGCGGCGTCGTCGATCCCGGCGACCACGTCGTGCCTGGCGCGCGGCTGCCGCCCGATCAGGCGTGGGCGCCGGCGGGCGAGGGCGACGGCCCCGACGACGCGCTGCCCTACTGGGTCGCCGCGGTGCGCGAGCTGTTCGAGGAGGTCGGCATCCTGCTCTCGACGCGCGCCGGCGCGCCGGTCGCGTCGTGCGACCTGCCCGACCTCGCGGACCTGCGCGCACGGCTCCACGCCGGCGCGCCGTTCGCCGAGCTGCTCGCCGAGCACGATCTCACGCCCGCGACCGACGCCCTCTACTACCTCGCGCGCTGGATCACGCCGAAGCAGAACCCGCGCCGCTTCGACACGCGCTTTCTCGTCGCGCGCCTGCCCGACGTGCAGGAGGCGTGCGCCGACGGCACCGAGACGGTGAGCTGCCGCTGGTTCGGCCCACGCGAAGCGCTCGCCGCCTACGAGTCGGGCGCCATCACGCTGATCCCGCCGACGGTACGGACACTCGACGACCTCGCGCGCTTCCCGTCGATCGACGCCGTGCTCGCCGACGCGCGCCGGCGCGTGGTGCGCGCGGTGCGGCCGCAGGTGGTGACCGTCGGCGGCCAGCCGGCGCTCCAGTACCCGGACGAGGCCGGCCATGCGGAGCTGCCGCCGCGCCGGCTCGTGCTGCGCGACGGCCGCTGGCGTCCGGCCGACTAG